TGGAGATATTTTTCATCGGTAGAGGCCGTAGAGGCGTCTTGCTGGCTCTTCACAGATAGATAGCCGTTTCGCACCAACCATGTATTGACGCTGAAGGCCCTGCGAAAACTGTGGAACCCGTGGTCCGACATGACAATCAGCAAGTCGTCTTTGTTAAGAGCGGCAGCAACTTTGCCTACGGTCTGGTCCATCCTGACATAGGTGTCATCTATGGCCTGGCTGAATCGCTTGGCGCCCGCTTCGTCGTACATGGGGTACTCGGGGTCCCGGAAGCGCCAGAACATGTGCGCGATACGGTCCGTGCTGGTCCAGCCCGCGATGAGCAGGTCGAGTTTACCCGCCGAAATCTCATCCAGCGTCAGGGCTTCCTGCCAGGCCATGCGTTTCCATGCCTCGTCGAGAAAATCTTCTTCGCCCAACACCGCGCGCTCGAGTCCCTTGGTGTCATCCGACCAGCCGACGGTGGTGAACAGGCCGTGACGGTCCGCTACTTGTCCGGCGTAGTCCGTCGGCGCGCTCAGCGGGAGAAAAGGCTCCTTCGGGTGTATCTGGAGGCATGTCATGTAGATTTCAATGGTAGGGGCCATCTGGCGCACGTGGATGCGGCTGATGGCGCGCACCGCGAACTGAGGAGTGACATCAAACGTCCATTCGATCCAGTCGGACCAGGCATGCTCTGAAAGCGTGAAGTTCTGTCCTTGTACCTCAAACGCGATGCGTCTGCCTTCGCGATCAACTGTTATCTTCAAAGGCGCGTGCACGAACCGGCTTTCCGAAGGGTGCCGCAACCCTGGAATTTGGACGACCGCCGCGTTTCCCTCGAACGTCAGCGGCAGGCGAACGCCGCCGCCGACAGATTCCTCTTTACTGAGGCTTTCGGAAAGCGAGAAGAACGTGCTTTGCGTGCCTCGGATGTCCGGGACGTCGAGTCCGCACAACATAGAGCCGTGCCTCAGAGGTTCCGGCGGGTATGCGTAGGGTACCTTCAGGAGTCTACAGCGGACACCGCTCCGATCCGCGACCGACCAGAAAGTCTCGCCTTTTCGGAGACTCATATAGGAAGCCGGTTTGAGCAGCCGGCCGTCGGCCGCGAGTTGCGGGCCTTTCATCATCCCAAAACCCAGACCTGGCATGTAAGTTCCCGGATTGCGCCGGAGGAAGTCGTATATCCCATGGTTTCCCGGGCGCGTACACGTGGCGAAAGACGACCACGCCGTCGGTGATTGCGGCGGGTTGCTGGACAAGAGCCGCTGGTACCCCCCCCTGGCCCGAAGCGCAGCCAGGTTCGGGAGTCTATTTGCCTCCAGCATTTCATCAATGATGAGGGGTTCAACACCGTCAAAGCCCAGAATCACGACACGACCCCGTGGTTGTGACCCACCAGAGCCTGAACCTCTGGCAATAGCTCCTTTCCACTGCGTTACGTCGCCTGACAGCACGCCGTCATGCAGCGCCAGCGGTGTCAGAGCCGCGGACGACCACCCCAGAAACGCACGTCGCGTTATTTTGCGGTCACGCGAGTTCATGGCTTATGCCCAGTGGCTTTCTACATCTGCGTCATCCGAAGGAACCAATATGCCCGCCCGGAATGCGTCGATAGCATCCTTCACCGTGCCTTCCGCGCCGGTGACCACCTTGATCCCCGCCGCGGACAACGTACGAAACGCCTTTGGGCCGCAATGGCCGGTGACCACGACTTCCGCGCCCAGCCGTGAAACGGTTTCTGCGGCCTGAATGCCCGCGCCCTGCGCGGCGTTCAGGTTCTGGGCGTTTGAGTGGGCCTCAAAGCTCCCGTTCTCAGAATCGACGGCTACGAAATACGCGGCGCGACCGAAACGGGGATCAACCGGTGAATCGAGCGTCTCGCCCGATGAACTGATGGCGATAATCATTGTTTTCTACATCCTGTCAGTCGCTACTTATTGCGATGAGCTCTTGTCGCCGGCGGAGAGGGCATCCAGCTCTCGCCGTATCGCGTCGAGTTCCCGCTGCAG
Above is a genomic segment from Candidatus Hydrogenedentota bacterium containing:
- a CDS encoding alkaline phosphatase family protein, which encodes MILGFDGVEPLIIDEMLEANRLPNLAALRARGGYQRLLSSNPPQSPTAWSSFATCTRPGNHGIYDFLRRNPGTYMPGLGFGMMKGPQLAADGRLLKPASYMSLRKGETFWSVADRSGVRCRLLKVPYAYPPEPLRHGSMLCGLDVPDIRGTQSTFFSLSESLSKEESVGGGVRLPLTFEGNAAVVQIPGLRHPSESRFVHAPLKITVDREGRRIAFEVQGQNFTLSEHAWSDWIEWTFDVTPQFAVRAISRIHVRQMAPTIEIYMTCLQIHPKEPFLPLSAPTDYAGQVADRHGLFTTVGWSDDTKGLERAVLGEEDFLDEAWKRMAWQEALTLDEISAGKLDLLIAGWTSTDRIAHMFWRFRDPEYPMYDEAGAKRFSQAIDDTYVRMDQTVGKVAAALNKDDLLIVMSDHGFHSFRRAFSVNTWLVRNGYLSVKSQQDASTASTDEKYLQGYDWSNTRAYGLGLGSIFLNLNGREGKGTVAAGEATALRTEIKGTLSGVTDPQTGRPVFGAVYTRDEIYHGSSETDAPDIQLGYIDGYQTEKISAAGAAPAEIFSTNDDKWSGDHAASDVASSHGILFSSCTLQPNAAIIDLGVTVLARLGLEVPETFEGKSLIRESVS
- a CDS encoding NifB/NifX family molybdenum-iron cluster-binding protein, yielding MIIAISSSGETLDSPVDPRFGRAAYFVAVDSENGSFEAHSNAQNLNAAQGAGIQAAETVSRLGAEVVVTGHCGPKAFRTLSAAGIKVVTGAEGTVKDAIDAFRAGILVPSDDADVESHWA